Proteins encoded in a region of the Isosphaeraceae bacterium EP7 genome:
- a CDS encoding aspartate 1-decarboxylase: MRLTLLKSKLHMATVTQADLHYHGSLTIDPDLMDAVGLHPYEAILVSNTATGLRAQTYALSGRRGSGEIGLNGAMARLGGVGDRIIVMAFAELEPSEVPGHQPRVVALDLRNRIVEQIDYPPVGDVVPAWA; the protein is encoded by the coding sequence ATGCGGCTGACGCTGCTGAAAAGTAAGCTCCACATGGCGACCGTGACTCAGGCCGACCTGCACTATCATGGCAGCCTGACGATCGACCCCGACCTGATGGACGCCGTGGGCCTGCATCCCTACGAGGCGATCCTCGTCAGCAATACCGCGACGGGCCTGCGTGCGCAGACGTATGCGCTGTCAGGACGGCGGGGCTCGGGCGAGATCGGCCTGAACGGCGCGATGGCCCGGCTGGGCGGTGTGGGCGACCGGATCATCGTGATGGCTTTCGCCGAGTTGGAGCCATCCGAGGTCCCCGGGCATCAGCCCAGGGTGGTGGCCCTGGATCTCAGGAACCGGATCGTCGAGCAGATCGACTATCCCCCCGTGGGCGACGTGGTGCCCGCCTGGGCCTGA
- the panC gene encoding pantoate--beta-alanine ligase, producing MAETPKISLVRGVAEVREQVARARAAGKSIGLVPTMGALHAGHVELIRRCRADSDFVVVSVFVNPTQFGPTEDFTKYPRTLDADLAACELGGADVVFAPLAEAIYPRGTAETTFVDVPGVTARLEGASRPGHFRGVATVVMKLLNLVGPDLAHFGRKDYQQLLVVRRMVADLDVPVRIVGVDTVREADGLAMSSRNRYLNVEERRAAVVLSRALGLAMEATQSGERRADRVRQILVEEIESEGLAKLDYAEVADAETLEPLATLGEGREAVALLAVRVGPARLIDNAILPGTRRDAADAAEK from the coding sequence ATGGCCGAAACGCCCAAGATCTCGCTGGTTCGTGGCGTTGCCGAGGTCCGCGAGCAGGTTGCGCGGGCACGAGCTGCGGGGAAATCGATCGGCCTCGTGCCGACGATGGGTGCCCTGCACGCCGGCCACGTCGAGTTGATCCGCCGCTGCCGTGCCGACTCTGACTTCGTGGTCGTTTCGGTCTTCGTGAATCCGACCCAATTCGGCCCGACCGAAGACTTTACGAAGTATCCAAGGACCCTCGACGCCGACCTCGCCGCCTGCGAGCTCGGCGGGGCCGACGTTGTCTTCGCGCCCTTGGCCGAGGCGATCTATCCGAGAGGGACGGCGGAGACGACGTTCGTCGACGTGCCCGGGGTGACCGCTCGGCTGGAAGGGGCGAGCCGGCCGGGGCATTTCCGAGGGGTCGCGACGGTGGTTATGAAGCTCCTGAACCTCGTCGGGCCCGACCTGGCGCATTTCGGCAGGAAAGATTATCAGCAATTGCTCGTCGTCCGGCGAATGGTCGCAGACCTCGACGTGCCGGTGCGAATCGTGGGCGTCGACACGGTGCGCGAGGCCGACGGCCTGGCGATGAGTAGCCGCAATCGGTACCTGAATGTCGAAGAACGTAGGGCGGCCGTGGTCTTATCGAGGGCCCTCGGCCTGGCGATGGAGGCGACCCAGTCGGGAGAGCGGCGGGCCGACCGGGTTCGACAGATTTTGGTGGAAGAGATAGAATCGGAAGGGCTGGCGAAGCTCGATTACGCCGAAGTGGCCGATGCCGAGACGCTGGAGCCCCTGGCCACGCTGGGGGAAGGCCGCGAGGCGGTTGCGCTCCTGGCCGTCCGGGTCGGGCCCGCCCGGCTCATCGATAACGCGATTTTGCCGGGGACCAGACGCGATGCGGCTGACGCTGCTGAAAAGTAA
- the pyrF gene encoding orotidine-5'-phosphate decarboxylase, giving the protein MHFADRLEGAIRRIGNAVCVGIDPRPEDLPAGVLDRFSADHAGIAAAFALFGRSVVDVATSLAPVVKFQAAFYEAYGPAGMTALHETAEYAHERGLIVLIDGKRNDIGSTAEAYARAYLGKVPFGDRFESSWWADALTVNPYLGRDGIDPFINVAAREEKGLFVLVRTSNASAGDFQDLICDGKPIYRHVADHLAGWAEPQRGVGGYSLVGAVVGATYPEQLVELRETLPGVLFLVPGYGAQGGTAAEVAGAFDDRGLGAIVNSSRGLTFAYNRPAYRETFRANWQGAIERAIRDMADDLAAHTSCSRLKVTSA; this is encoded by the coding sequence GTGCATTTCGCCGATCGACTTGAAGGGGCCATCAGGCGGATCGGCAACGCGGTCTGCGTGGGCATCGACCCAAGGCCCGAGGACTTGCCCGCAGGCGTTCTGGACAGATTTTCCGCCGATCATGCGGGCATCGCGGCCGCCTTTGCGTTGTTCGGCCGGTCGGTCGTCGATGTTGCCACGTCGCTGGCCCCGGTCGTCAAATTCCAGGCGGCGTTCTACGAGGCCTATGGCCCAGCGGGGATGACGGCGCTGCACGAGACGGCCGAATACGCGCATGAGCGTGGCCTGATCGTGCTGATCGACGGCAAGCGTAACGACATCGGCTCGACGGCCGAGGCTTACGCCCGGGCCTACCTGGGCAAGGTCCCGTTCGGCGATCGGTTCGAATCGAGCTGGTGGGCCGATGCGCTGACGGTGAACCCTTACCTGGGCCGGGACGGGATCGACCCGTTCATCAACGTCGCAGCCCGCGAGGAGAAGGGCCTCTTCGTGCTGGTGAGGACCAGCAACGCGTCGGCCGGCGACTTTCAGGACCTGATCTGCGACGGCAAGCCGATCTACCGCCACGTCGCCGACCACCTCGCCGGCTGGGCCGAGCCCCAGCGCGGCGTGGGCGGTTACAGCCTGGTCGGCGCGGTTGTCGGTGCCACCTATCCCGAGCAGCTCGTTGAGCTTCGCGAGACCTTGCCGGGTGTCCTGTTCCTCGTCCCAGGCTACGGAGCCCAGGGGGGGACCGCCGCCGAGGTCGCCGGCGCCTTCGACGACCGAGGCCTGGGGGCGATCGTCAACAGTTCTCGAGGGCTTACGTTCGCCTACAACCGCCCCGCTTACCGTGAGACGTTCCGCGCCAACTGGCAGGGGGCCATCGAGCGGGCAATCCGTGACATGGCCGATGACCTGGCGGCCCACACGTCGTGCTCGCGCCTGAAGGTGACGTCCGCCTGA
- a CDS encoding (2Fe-2S) ferredoxin domain-containing protein, translating into MASFTHHIFICGNARATDHPRGSCGTEQSQVLRDAFKKALKTAGVGSSVRANPAGCLDQCEHGPVVVIYPQNIWYGHVGPEDAARIVDRTIVGGEIVEDLHIIEDCLNNPSCPHRAKASI; encoded by the coding sequence ATGGCATCGTTCACCCACCACATCTTCATCTGCGGCAATGCCCGCGCGACTGACCACCCTCGGGGCAGTTGCGGCACCGAGCAATCGCAGGTCCTGCGCGATGCCTTCAAGAAGGCGCTCAAGACGGCAGGGGTCGGGTCCAGCGTGCGCGCCAACCCCGCCGGCTGCCTGGACCAGTGCGAGCACGGCCCGGTTGTCGTGATCTATCCGCAGAACATCTGGTACGGCCATGTCGGGCCCGAGGACGCGGCCCGGATCGTCGACCGGACGATCGTGGGGGGCGAGATCGTCGAAGATCTCCACATCATCGAAGACTGCCTGAACAACCCGTCGTGCCCGCATCGGGCGAAGGCGTCTATCTGA
- a CDS encoding FKBP-type peptidyl-prolyl cis-trans isomerase, giving the protein MRCRIFSIASAGLLAFSGCDGPPQIVPVGPPGTEFVRVPVTPDTDAAALGESATQAKSLPTTPEASNVPPALPTKVGETVTRDSGLKYTTLVEGTGAECKSGQTISIHYVGTLASNGNEFDSSVGSGKPLSTRIGVGAVIPGWDEGVPGMKVGEKRKLEIPAKLAYGDQAQGEKIPANSDLVFVVELVSVQ; this is encoded by the coding sequence ATGCGGTGCAGGATTTTCTCGATCGCTTCGGCCGGGCTCCTGGCCTTTTCCGGCTGCGATGGTCCGCCCCAGATCGTGCCGGTGGGCCCTCCCGGCACGGAATTTGTCCGCGTCCCGGTGACACCCGACACCGATGCGGCCGCGCTGGGCGAGTCGGCCACTCAGGCGAAGTCGCTGCCCACCACGCCGGAAGCCTCAAACGTCCCGCCGGCATTGCCCACGAAAGTCGGCGAGACGGTCACCCGCGACTCGGGCCTGAAATACACCACGCTCGTCGAGGGGACTGGGGCCGAGTGCAAGTCGGGCCAGACGATCTCGATCCACTATGTCGGCACCTTGGCGAGCAACGGCAACGAGTTCGATAGCTCGGTTGGCAGCGGCAAGCCGTTGTCGACCAGGATCGGCGTGGGCGCGGTCATCCCTGGCTGGGATGAGGGAGTCCCTGGGATGAAGGTCGGCGAGAAGCGCAAGCTCGAAATTCCCGCCAAGCTGGCCTACGGTGATCAGGCTCAGGGGGAGAAGATCCCGGCCAATTCGGACCTCGTCTTCGTGGTCGAGCTGGTCAGCGTCCAGTAA
- a CDS encoding cytochrome c peroxidase: MPSPQSSLGPIGRTLAGWLLLTLAAQGAEAPHRSPVALSLSTDGSRLLTANQTSGSVSLVDPRAGEVLHELATGDKPAGVAFSADATRAAVTHWYGYDLVRLDIKDDRLAIGGRVEVGPEPRGVVVSPDGKTAYVAVGVANEVVRVDLDAMKVTGRVAVGREPRSLALTPDGSRLIAANSRGRTLSFIDPATFQVVNMAETEGDNQRQLAIDSRGEYAYVVHMKNRGFATTRNSIDQGWVLGQRLTRVKLTGDETFESLALDPQGEALGDVHGVAITRDGSTVAVSAGGTHEVVILGDARTLPYRTGGSRDLIPGSLLREKGRVRRIPLGGRPTELAFAPDGPTLYAANYLSDSVQVIDAATGTLTKTIALGGPSEPGLARRGEMLFHDAKRSFNQWYSCNTCHSDGHTNGLDYDTLNDGSQDLSTAHLRSRKKAPTLRGVASTGPWTWHGWQTSLEDATIESFTKSMQGKAPTDEEVKALVAYLGTLDHPKNPNLAPDGSLTESARRGEDIYRSPKAACNTCHGGANLTDGKVHLTGLEEPGDAYRGYNPPSLKGAYDKAPYLHDGRSETLRDALKGPHSPEEVTGLGELTEQELDDLIAYVKSL; the protein is encoded by the coding sequence ATGCCCAGCCCGCAGTCCAGCCTCGGTCCGATCGGACGCACGCTCGCCGGATGGCTCCTGCTGACCCTCGCGGCCCAGGGCGCGGAAGCGCCGCATCGCTCGCCGGTCGCGCTTTCCCTGTCAACCGACGGTTCCAGGCTGCTGACCGCCAACCAGACCTCCGGCTCGGTCTCGCTGGTCGATCCCCGCGCCGGCGAGGTCCTGCACGAGCTCGCGACCGGCGACAAGCCCGCTGGGGTCGCCTTCTCCGCCGACGCGACCCGCGCCGCGGTGACCCACTGGTACGGCTATGACCTCGTCAGGCTCGACATCAAGGACGACCGGCTCGCTATCGGCGGAAGGGTCGAAGTCGGTCCCGAACCGCGCGGTGTGGTCGTCTCTCCCGACGGCAAGACCGCGTATGTGGCCGTGGGTGTCGCCAATGAGGTGGTCCGGGTCGACCTCGATGCGATGAAGGTCACCGGCCGCGTCGCCGTCGGTCGCGAGCCCCGATCGCTGGCCCTCACCCCGGATGGTTCTCGCCTGATCGCGGCCAACTCGCGGGGCAGGACGCTGAGCTTCATCGATCCGGCGACCTTCCAGGTCGTCAACATGGCCGAGACCGAGGGCGACAACCAGCGCCAGTTGGCCATCGATTCCAGGGGCGAATACGCCTACGTCGTCCACATGAAGAATCGCGGCTTCGCCACCACTCGCAACAGCATCGACCAGGGCTGGGTGCTCGGCCAGCGGCTGACACGCGTCAAGTTGACCGGGGATGAGACATTCGAGTCGCTGGCCCTCGACCCCCAGGGCGAGGCACTCGGCGATGTTCACGGCGTGGCGATCACACGCGACGGCTCGACGGTCGCGGTCTCGGCCGGAGGCACCCACGAGGTTGTGATCCTGGGCGATGCCCGGACGCTCCCGTATCGCACGGGTGGCTCCCGCGACCTGATCCCCGGGTCGCTCCTTCGCGAGAAGGGCCGCGTGCGGCGGATCCCGCTGGGAGGACGTCCCACCGAGCTGGCCTTCGCCCCCGACGGGCCGACCCTCTACGCCGCGAATTACCTGTCCGACTCCGTCCAGGTCATCGACGCCGCAACCGGAACCCTGACGAAGACGATCGCGCTGGGAGGTCCCTCGGAACCGGGCCTGGCCCGACGCGGCGAGATGCTGTTCCACGACGCCAAGCGCTCGTTCAACCAGTGGTACAGCTGCAACACCTGCCACAGCGACGGTCATACCAACGGGCTCGACTACGACACGCTCAATGATGGCAGCCAGGACTTGAGCACCGCACACCTGCGGAGCCGCAAGAAGGCCCCCACGCTTCGAGGCGTCGCCTCAACCGGCCCCTGGACCTGGCACGGCTGGCAGACAAGTCTGGAAGACGCGACGATCGAATCGTTCACCAAAAGCATGCAGGGCAAGGCCCCAACCGACGAAGAGGTCAAGGCCTTGGTCGCTTACCTTGGCACCCTGGATCATCCCAAGAACCCGAACCTCGCCCCCGACGGCTCGCTCACCGAGTCCGCACGTCGCGGCGAGGATATCTACCGATCGCCCAAGGCGGCCTGCAACACCTGCCACGGCGGGGCGAACCTGACCGACGGCAAGGTCCACCTCACCGGCCTCGAAGAGCCCGGCGACGCCTACCGAGGCTACAACCCGCCCTCGCTCAAGGGGGCCTACGACAAGGCCCCCTACCTTCACGACGGCCGTTCCGAGACGCTGCGAGACGCCCTGAAAGGCCCACATAGCCCCGAAGAAGTGACCGGCCTGGGCGAGCTCACCGAGCAGGAACTCGACGACCTGATCGCCTATGTCAAGTCGCTCTGA
- the argS gene encoding arginine--tRNA ligase, with product MNVLQRLRIAFAAATPEGGDPVAFAEAVRQSTDAKFGDYQANGCMAIAKAAKLNPRQVAQQVLDEVNLAPLAGPPEIAGPGFLNVRLFDEWLAGELGTLLADPKLGLVPPANPLTVVIDYSSPNVAKPMHVGHVRSTVIGESLARIHEALGHNVIRDNHLGDWGSQFGMILWGWKNHRDDAAYEANPVAELARLYRLAQASIKPGETLSETFKKPLELSALGQAEPAAALFAKLAEGTDMTLEGVKSQIAASRKVSDDTRAETAKLHSGDPENRALWAQFMPHCLKALEAVYVRLGVKFDVQLGESFYDPMLADIVADLEAAGLAVPSEGATVVFTEGSKAPFIVRKRDGAFNYATTDLATIRYRDRTWDPDLVLYVVDHRQGDHFKQLFAVSRKWGQTRARLEHVAFGTIMGPDRRPYKTRDGDVIGLESLLDEAVVEARKVVDESSPDLTAEERDRVSEVVGLGGIKYADLSQNRLSDYVFDWSKMMARNGNTGAYLQYAYARIRSIFRKGDFAPEAIRAAAPAIYLSNPAERALGLRLLQFPEALELAAAELKANILTDYLFDLANRFSSFFEECPVLKAESAERRDSRLALCDLTARTLKFGLNLLGIEVVERM from the coding sequence ATGAACGTCCTCCAACGCCTGCGCATCGCCTTCGCCGCCGCCACCCCCGAGGGAGGCGACCCCGTCGCGTTTGCCGAGGCCGTGCGCCAGAGCACCGACGCCAAGTTCGGCGACTACCAGGCCAACGGCTGCATGGCCATCGCCAAGGCGGCCAAGCTCAACCCGCGCCAGGTCGCCCAGCAAGTGCTCGATGAAGTCAACCTTGCGCCGCTGGCCGGGCCCCCCGAGATCGCCGGCCCTGGGTTCCTTAACGTCCGACTCTTCGACGAGTGGCTCGCCGGGGAACTCGGCACGCTGCTCGCCGACCCAAAGCTTGGGCTCGTCCCCCCGGCGAACCCGCTCACCGTCGTCATCGACTACTCCTCCCCCAACGTCGCCAAGCCGATGCATGTCGGCCACGTCCGGTCGACCGTCATCGGCGAGTCCTTGGCGCGGATCCACGAGGCCCTCGGCCACAACGTGATCCGCGACAATCATCTGGGCGACTGGGGCTCCCAGTTCGGCATGATCCTCTGGGGCTGGAAAAATCACCGGGATGACGCCGCCTACGAGGCGAATCCGGTCGCCGAGCTGGCCCGGCTCTACCGCCTGGCGCAAGCCTCGATCAAGCCGGGCGAGACCTTGAGCGAGACGTTCAAGAAGCCGCTTGAACTGAGCGCACTCGGGCAGGCCGAGCCCGCGGCGGCCCTCTTCGCCAAGCTCGCCGAGGGGACCGACATGACGCTTGAAGGGGTGAAGTCGCAGATCGCGGCCAGCCGCAAGGTGTCCGATGACACCAGGGCCGAAACCGCGAAGCTGCACTCAGGCGACCCCGAGAACCGGGCGCTCTGGGCCCAGTTCATGCCCCACTGCCTCAAGGCGCTCGAGGCCGTCTATGTACGCCTGGGCGTGAAGTTCGACGTCCAGCTCGGCGAGAGCTTCTACGACCCGATGCTCGCCGATATCGTGGCCGACCTGGAGGCCGCCGGCCTGGCCGTCCCCAGCGAGGGGGCCACCGTCGTCTTCACCGAGGGGAGCAAGGCCCCCTTCATCGTCCGCAAGCGTGACGGCGCCTTCAACTACGCCACAACCGACCTGGCCACCATCCGATACCGCGACCGGACCTGGGACCCCGACCTCGTCCTCTACGTGGTCGACCATCGCCAGGGGGACCACTTCAAGCAGCTCTTCGCCGTATCCAGGAAATGGGGCCAGACCCGGGCCAGGCTCGAGCACGTCGCCTTCGGCACGATCATGGGCCCCGACCGACGCCCCTACAAGACCCGCGACGGCGACGTCATCGGCCTGGAATCGTTGCTCGACGAGGCCGTCGTCGAGGCCCGTAAGGTCGTCGATGAGAGCAGCCCAGACCTCACCGCCGAAGAACGAGACCGCGTCTCCGAGGTCGTCGGCCTGGGGGGGATCAAATATGCCGACCTCTCGCAGAACCGGCTCAGCGATTATGTGTTCGACTGGTCCAAAATGATGGCCCGAAACGGGAACACTGGCGCCTATCTCCAGTATGCCTACGCCCGGATCCGTAGCATCTTCCGCAAGGGAGATTTCGCCCCGGAAGCGATCCGCGCCGCAGCCCCCGCAATCTACCTGTCCAACCCGGCCGAGCGAGCCCTCGGCCTGCGCCTTCTCCAGTTCCCCGAGGCGTTGGAATTAGCCGCGGCCGAGCTGAAGGCGAACATCCTGACCGACTACCTGTTCGACCTGGCCAACCGTTTCAGCTCCTTCTTCGAGGAATGCCCTGTCTTGAAGGCCGAGTCCGCCGAGCGCCGGGACAGCCGCCTGGCCCTCTGCGACCTGACCGCCCGGACGTTGAAGTTTGGACTGAACCTGCTGGGGATCGAGGTCGTCGAGCGGATGTGA
- the lgt gene encoding prolipoprotein diacylglyceryl transferase, producing MWQVLFQIPGTPIKIYGYGLMLFLAFLGSMRIAAWRAKRENLDVDVVYDLALWLFIGGLAGARAFYVWQYWGTRIRSPLEIFMIWQGGIVFYGSIMGGAAAFFLYWFLRRFPLRPMLDVVAPALAIGIALGRMGCFLNGCCYGDACDLPIGVTFPAGTGPWESQVARGLLSPTALRSLPVHPTQIYAAVDGLFLLLILNAYFPLRRRDGEVMGVLMILYPISRFLVEHLRNDEGVFFMGMTISQLVSVGLLAGAVLYWAYLLRQPKRLYANEPHDEMPAPIATPQAV from the coding sequence ATGTGGCAGGTCTTGTTCCAGATCCCAGGCACGCCGATCAAGATCTACGGCTACGGCCTGATGCTGTTCCTGGCCTTCCTCGGCTCGATGAGGATTGCCGCCTGGCGAGCCAAGCGCGAGAACCTCGACGTCGACGTCGTCTACGACCTGGCGCTCTGGCTGTTCATCGGCGGCCTGGCCGGTGCCCGGGCGTTCTACGTCTGGCAGTACTGGGGGACCCGGATCCGCAGCCCGCTGGAGATCTTCATGATCTGGCAGGGGGGCATCGTCTTCTACGGGAGCATCATGGGGGGCGCCGCGGCGTTCTTCCTTTACTGGTTTCTCAGGCGGTTCCCTCTGCGGCCGATGCTCGACGTGGTCGCACCGGCGTTGGCAATCGGCATCGCGCTGGGCCGGATGGGCTGCTTCCTGAATGGCTGCTGCTACGGAGATGCGTGCGACTTGCCAATCGGTGTGACCTTCCCGGCGGGCACCGGCCCCTGGGAGAGCCAGGTCGCACGAGGTCTACTCAGCCCCACGGCGCTGCGGTCGCTGCCGGTGCATCCGACCCAGATCTATGCGGCCGTCGACGGCCTATTCCTGCTCCTGATCCTGAACGCGTATTTCCCGCTCCGTCGCCGGGATGGCGAGGTCATGGGCGTGCTCATGATCCTCTACCCCATCTCGCGATTCCTGGTCGAGCACCTTCGCAATGACGAGGGGGTCTTCTTCATGGGGATGACCATCTCGCAACTGGTGAGCGTGGGGCTGCTTGCCGGCGCGGTCCTCTACTGGGCTTATCTGCTGCGTCAGCCGAAGCGTCTCTATGCGAACGAGCCTCACGACGAGATGCCCGCTCCGATCGCAACCCCACAAGCTGTCTGA
- the rsfS gene encoding ribosome silencing factor, protein MAETEAEPRNEETELPKPVNSDRPSNGIPTRTLRKIDQDDVPHHAVARSSPTRLAKALELSKACARIADDNRAKDILVLDLRPGSPLVDFFVIATATSRRSASAIAVEVDIEMKKIGEKKLGMEGSEEGRWTLIDYGDFVVHLFSEDARSYYALEDIWNDAPRIDWQDPSSVVGELKVRPLRGQKPATDAPAVDEAETAVADETETPAADEAESPVAE, encoded by the coding sequence ATGGCCGAGACCGAAGCCGAACCGCGTAACGAAGAAACCGAACTCCCCAAGCCGGTCAATTCCGACCGGCCCAGCAACGGGATTCCGACGCGCACGCTCCGCAAGATCGACCAGGACGACGTGCCGCATCACGCGGTCGCCCGCAGCTCGCCTACCCGGCTTGCCAAGGCCCTGGAGCTATCCAAGGCCTGCGCCCGGATCGCCGACGACAACCGGGCCAAGGACATCCTCGTCCTCGACCTCCGGCCGGGCTCGCCGCTAGTCGACTTCTTCGTCATCGCCACCGCCACCTCGCGTCGATCCGCCTCGGCGATCGCCGTAGAGGTCGATATCGAGATGAAGAAGATCGGCGAGAAGAAGCTCGGGATGGAAGGCTCCGAGGAAGGGCGCTGGACCCTGATCGACTACGGCGACTTCGTCGTACACCTCTTCTCCGAGGACGCGCGGTCGTACTACGCCCTCGAAGACATCTGGAACGACGCCCCGCGCATCGACTGGCAGGACCCGTCGAGCGTCGTCGGCGAGCTGAAGGTGCGCCCCCTCAGGGGCCAGAAGCCCGCGACCGACGCGCCCGCCGTTGACGAAGCGGAGACGGCCGTCGCCGACGAAACGGAAACGCCCGCCGCCGATGAGGCGGAGAGCCCCGTCGCCGAGTAA